In Phycodurus eques isolate BA_2022a chromosome 10, UOR_Pequ_1.1, whole genome shotgun sequence, a genomic segment contains:
- the gata1a gene encoding GATA binding protein 1a, with the protein MEHSSEPSHWVSSSLLGSDPLAAFSSEASLLPPGEDGDAFFCGQDTDYTNLSSFFSNPSQNRIPSTYRNGSVRQVFTSPSLLGNLQLLDGAAGHSLGSPYNSPDTTWSSSPLTKTTLPTSLYAGASSSLTPSRDGYSSPIRESRESPQPLEALKAERMSPLGGSTSCSGFLHLTPAVGSMYTATSQSHTHMLSSYSPYMTSPQEYAAANYYNSPGAWISPAYSPKLCNKMRISTPEARECVNCGATATPLWRRDGTGHYLCNACGLYHKMNGQNRPLIRPKKRLIVSKRAGTQCANCHTSTTTLWRRNANGEPVCNACGLYFKLHNVNRPLTMKKDGIQTRNRKVSNKNKKSKKAATLETFAEGAQPYSLEGNGGPFALGPATLLTYSHAPHLIPGSSPLHATAPLPYPHHRNPGMVTTLV; encoded by the exons ATGGAGCATTCTTCAGAGCCATCTCACTGGGTGTCTTCGTCACTGCTGGGCTCAGATCCTCTGGCGGCCTTCTCCTCTGAGGCAAGTCTGCTGCCTCCAGGAGAAGATGGAGATGCCTTCTTTTGCGGCCAGGACACAGACTACACCAACCTGTCCTCCTTCTTCTCCAACCCGAGTCAGAATCGAATACCTTCCACCTACAGGAACGGCTCGG TCCGGCAGGTGTTCACCTCACCGAGTCTCCTCGGCAACCTCCAGTTGCTGGACGGGGCGGCCGGTCACTCCCTGGGCTCACCCTACAATTCTCCAGACACCACCTGGAGCAGCAGCCCTctgacaaaaaccacactgccgACCTCTTTGTACGCAGGGGCCTCCTCCTCCCTCACCCCTTCCAGGGATGGATATTCATCTCCAATTAGGGAGAGCAGGGAGAGTCCTCAGCCTCTGGAGGCCCTCAAGGCTGAGCGTATGAGCCCACTCGGGGGGTCGACGTCCTGCAGCGGTTTTCTCCATCTGACTCCTGCGGTCGGAAGCATGTACACAGCGACGTCCCAATCGCACACGCACATGCTGAGCTCTTACAGCCCATATATGACGAGCCCACAGGAGTATGCCGCTGCTAACTACTACAACAGCCCCGGTGCCTGGATAAGCCCCGCATACTCCCCGAAACTTTGCAACAAAATGAGAATATCCACACCAG AGGCTAGAGAGTGTGTTAATTGTGGAGCCACAGCAacccctctgtggcgccgtgaCGGTACAGGCCACTACCTGTGTAACGCCTGTGGACTGTACCATAAGATGAATGGCCAGAACAGACCTCTGATCCGACCCAAGAAGAGACTG ATTGTCAGCAAGCGGGCAGGCACACAGTGTGCCAACTGTCACACGAGCACGACGACACTGTGGAGACGCAATGCAAATGGGGAGCCTGTCTGTAACGCTTGTGGACTCTACTTTAAACTTCACAAT GTCAACCGACCCCTCACTATGAAAAAAGACGGCATTCAAACCCGCAACAGGAAAGTGTCGAACAAGAACAAGAAGAGTAAGAAGGCAGCCACGTTGGAGACGTTCGCAGAAGGCGCTCAGCCGTATTCCCTGGAGGGCAACGGCGGGCCCTTCGCCCTCGGCCCCGCCACTCTCCTGACTTACAGCCACGCACCCCACCTCATTCCAGGCTCATCGCCTCTGCACGCCACTGCTCCCTTACCATACCCACACCACCGCAACCCGGGCATGGTGACCACTTTAGTGTGA
- the adnpa gene encoding activity-dependent neuroprotective protein a, which produces MYQIPVNDLTKLRKARKQVKIALEDIGLEYCKEAVNEFKDFSPGEKIFYETLYTDICVWHPAYSKIQDYRSRPYCCRECRFSSATYAGYKNHFRHAHKKIIQDRVLLNCSYCTFIANRRTLEIHVRVFHKDKLDQQISRINAVRQRQVASNKPALGSARSLYFCKKCTYRDSLYNAVRKHIYREHFKHVVAPYLRMIPKSSVPNGGPFNGDNILCKRCKFTTKTYESLVQHVIEYHERIGAQVTTMIGHANVVVSNLPSMSQKSSMIINGGSSLAVNAKAQPVIGYLKPPGPAFKSQSLSAAKQVGVKASPSTVPDSNVPGVNTSQTQKWKICTVCNELFPETLYSAHFESAHKARIVWAMAKYIMKIHNFTSKCLLCNRYLPSDTLLNHLLIHGITCPQCHSAFHSVEKLLEHERQAHLTVFVGPPGSAPLTFDLTIKQNVQLHVLTFNMKESDSKDPSVTPLVKVTPSIAEMQTQALESMCSTERDFNDSSRTMCPLCCTNVKDPVPNALAVHLRQRHQVLQTMHPVEKKMTYKCIHCLGVYTSNMVASTITLHLVQCRAVGRKQASLGAKSTLTLNSSGMSMLKRPMPPRLASYSKKIKLSAESMLPSTTGKKTGAGDLSLDPNAHKTYEARKNFLKSYFNQRPYPSPKEEKKLSASLWIWKADICKHFAILQKECKSWCETSNVSVLLGFDMQALKTVKHDIIFKNVQIEGTSVGRPGGLKSGIPNMAKNLKGVSSSLKNTCTEPILIDSDSEPEIQQTPVAKRNGDSDLHKSGSQSTQTGENQLGDSTQTAEKQLRGSTQTEAKQPGDSTQMEQKPPGDSTQTEEKPPGDSTQTEEKPPGDSTQTEEKPPGDSTQTEEMPPGDSTQTEEMPPGDSTQTEEKPPGDSTQTEEMPPGDSTQTEEKPPGDSTQTKEKPPGDSTQTEEKPPGDSTQTEEKPPSDSTQTEEKPPGDSTQTEEKPPGDSTQTEEKPPGDSTQTEEKPPSYSTQTEEKPPSYSTKTEEKTPGDSTQTEEKTSGDSTQTEETPPGDSTQTEETPPGDSTQTEEKPPGYSTQTEEKPPGDSTQTEEKPPGDSTQTEEKPPGDSTQTEEKHPGDSIQTEEKQPDHSTQTAEKQLHGSTQTEAQQSGDSTQTEEKQPDDSTPTGEKEAVNTEEPLSANEISLQDENVNI; this is translated from the exons ATGTATCAAATCCCTGTGAACGACTTGACAAAACTCAGGAAAGCCaggaaacaagtgaaaattgcaCTTGAAGATATTGGACTGGAGTACTGCAAGGAGGCGGTAAAT GAATTCAAGGATTTTAGTCCTGGTGAGAAAATTTTCTATGAGACGCTCTACACAGATATCTGTGTCTGGCATCCTGCATACTCTAAAATACAG GACTATCGATCAAGGCCTTATTGCTGCAGAGAGTGTCGGTTTTCTTCCGCAACCTACGCGGGTTACAAGAATCACTTCCGCCATGCACACAAGAAAATCATCCAGGATCGAGTTCTTCTTAACTGTTCTTATTGCACATTCATTGCAAACAGGAGAACATTGGAGATTCATGTTAGAGTATTCCACAAGGACAAATTGGACCAGCAGATTTCACGGATTAATGCAGTCAGACAGAGACAAGTGGCCTCAAACAAGCCTGCCCTTGGTTCGGCAAGGTCTTtgtacttttgcaaaaaatgcACTTACCGTGACAGTCTCTACAATGCTGTAAGAAAGCACATCTACCGGGAACATTTCAAGCATGTTGTCGCTCCGTATCTGCGTATGATTCCCAAATCATCAGTTCCAAACGGTGGTCCTTTTAACGGGGACAACATCCTTTGTAAACGCTGCAAGTTTACCACGAAAACCTATGAGTCGCTGGTGCAGCATGTCATAGAATATCATGAGCGCATAGGCGCTCAGGTAACCACTATGATTGGACACGCAAATGTTGTTGTCTCCaatttgccaagcatgtcccAGAAGTCTTCTATGATTATCAATGGTGGGTCCTCACTCGCAGTTAATGCAAAAGCACAACCAGTCATTGGCTACTTAAAGCCACCGGGTCCTGCATTTAAAAGTCAGTCTTTGAGTGCAGCCAAACAGGTTGGCGTTAAAGCTTCCCCCAGCACTGTGCCCGACAGTAATGTCCCTGGTGTCAACACATCCCAGACACAGAAGTGGAAGATATGTACAGTGTGCAATGAGCTTTTTCCAGAGACACTCTACAGTGCTCATTTTGAAAGTGCACACAAGGCAAGGATAGTGTGGGCAATGGCCAAGTATATCATGAAAATCCACAACTTTACCAGCAAGTGTTTGCTTTGCAACCGCTACCTGCCCAGCGATACACTGCTTAACCATCTGCTAATACATGGGATCACTTGTCCACAGTGCCACTCTGCTTTCCACAGTGTTGAGAAACTCCTTGAGCATGAGCGCCAGGCTCACCTCACTGTTTTTGTAGGACCGCCTGGATCAGCACCGCTAACGTTTGATCTCACCATCAAGCAAAACGTACAGCTTCATGTTCTCACCTTTAACATGAAAGAGTCTGATAGCAAAGATCCGTCTGTCACTCCTCTTGTCAAAGTGACGCCTTCCATTGCAGAAATGCAAACTCAAGCGCTTGAAAGTATGTGCTCCACAGAGAGGGATTTTAATGACTCTAGCAGGACCATGTGTCCGCTTTGTTGCACCAATGTGAAAGATCCTGTGCCGAATGCATTGGCCGTTCACCTAAGGCAGCGACATCAGGTGCTCCAAACAATGCATCCTGTGGAAAAGAAGATGACATACAAGTGCATCCATTGCTTGGGAGTCTACACGAGCAACATGGTGGCTTCCACAATTACGCTGCATCTTGTCCAGTGCAGAGCAGTAGGAAGGAAGCAGGCGAGTCTAGGTGCCAAGTCGACCTTGACACTTAATTCATCAGGGATGAGCATGCTCAAGAGGCCAATGCCACCACGTTTAGCATCGTACTCCAAGAAGATCAAACTAAGTGCAGAGTCAATGCTTCCTTCCACCACTGGAAAGAAAACTGGTGCTGGGGACCTCTCTCTAGATCCCAATGCGCACAAGACATATGAGGCTCGTAAAAACTTCCTAAAATCCTATTTCAATCAACGGCCTTACCCTTcccccaaagaagaaaagaagctgTCTGCGAGTCTCTGGATATGGAAAGCTGACATCTGCAAGCACTTCGCAATTTTGCAAAAGGAATGCAAAAGTTGGTGTGAGACCTCAAACGTGTCTGTGCTGCTTGGATTTGACATGCAGGCCCTAAAGACAGTGAAACACGACATAATCTTTAAGAACGTCCAGATTGAAGGCACTTCAGTGGGGAGGCCTGGTGGACTCAAGTCTGGTATTCCAAACATGGCTAAAAATCTTAAGGGTGTCTCCTCCAGCTTGAAGAACACATGTACAGAGCCCATCCTAATTGACTCAGACAGTGAGCCAGAAATCCAACAGACACCTGTTGCTAAGAGAAATGGTGACTCGGACCTGCACAAGAGTGGATCCCAGTCGACACAGACGGGAGAGAATCAGCTGGGCGACTCGACACAGACGGCAGAGAAGCAGCTGCGCGGCTCGACACAGACTGAGGCAAAGCAGCCAGGTGACTCGACACAGATGGAACAGAAGCCACCAGGTGACTCGACACAGACGGAAGAGAAGCCGCCAGGCGACTCGACACAGACGGAAGAGAAGCCGCCAGGCGACTCGACACAGACGGAAGAGAAGCCGCCAGGCGACTCGACACAGACGGAAGAGATGCCGCCAGGCGACTCGACACAGACGGAAGAGATGCCGCCAGGCGACTCGACACAGACGGAAGAGAAGCCGCCAGGCGACTCGACACAGACGGAAGAGATGCCGCCAGGCGACTCGACACAGACAGAAGAGAAGCCGCCAGGCGACTCGACACAGACGAAAGAGAAGCCGCCAGGCGACTCGACACAGACGGAAGAGAAGCCGCCAGGCGACTCGACACAGACGGAAGAGAAGCCGCCAAGCGACTCGACACAGACTGAAGAGAAGCCGCCAGGCGACTCGACACAGACGGAAGAGAAGCCGCCAGGTGACTCGACACAGACGGAAGAGAAGCCGCCAGGTGACTCGACACAGACTGAAGAGAAGCCGCCAAGTTACTCGACACAGACTGAAGAGAAGCCGCCAAGTTACTCGACAAAGACGGAAGAGAAGACGCCAGGTGACTCGACACAGACGGAAGAGAAGACGTCAGGTGACTCGACACAGACGGAAGAGACGCCGCCAGGTGACTCGACACAGACGGAAGAGACGCCGCCAGGTGACTCGACACAGACTGAAGAGAAGCCGCCAGGCTACTCGACACAGACGGAAGAGAAGCCGCCAGGCGACTCGACACAGACGGAAGAGAAGCCGCCAGGCGACTCGACACAGACGGAAGAGAAGCCGCCAGGTGACTCGACACAGACTGAAGAGAAGCACCCAGGTGACTCGATACAGACGGAAGAGAAGCAGCCAGATCACTCGACACAGACGGCAGAGAAGCAACTGCATGGCTCGACACAGACGGAGGCACAGCAGTCCGGCGACTCAACACAGACTGAAGAGAAGCAGCCAGATGACTCCACACCGACCGGAGAGAAGGAGGCAGTAAACACAGAAGAGCCCTTAAGCGCAAATGAAATATCTTTGCAagatgaaaatgtaaacatctgA
- the si:dkeyp-97e7.9 gene encoding DEP domain-containing mTOR-interacting protein isoform X3, translating to MARQHKAEVMIAGEQLRLRLHDGKLIKDRRYHLRTYPNCFVAEELIVWLVNHKEAPDRTTAVCLMQHLMHQDIVHHVCDKWSEFKDAKLLYRFRKDDGTFPFNTQVKIFMRGQRLYEHLIGDKHSILQLREEHGVAYQRSFPGCQMIDWLLQNGEAVSRCRGLELCRALQEHRVIQHVAQKHDFFDSGLLYQFCINFRRRRRLSELLGESEQDKHEGTMLSTQGDSHPDSPFVLHKDPPQEATSGFQSVGASEDLKRVTSGRRGSLNSLLLHSAGFPPIVQLSSTPVIRCNPKSVLKRHFTCEELLVPGAPFTKSVLTVQQLLCQVNGQCVLYLDYRTITTLVMTGPRIVVLEMMESLE from the exons ATGGCTCGACAACACAAGGCTGAAGTCATGATTGCTGGAGAACAACTCAG GTTGAGGCTTCACGATGGAAAACTCATCAAGGACAGACGCTACCACCTTCGAACATATCCAAATTGCTTTGTAGCGGAGGAGCTCATAGTCTGGCTTGTGAACCATAAGGAGGCTCCGGATCGGACAACAGCCGTGTGTCTGATGCAGCACCTCATGCATCAGGACATTGTGCATCATG tttgtgaTAAGTGGTCTGAGTTCAAGGATGCCAAACTGCTGTATCGTTTCCGCAAAGATGATGGCACATTTCCCTTTAATACACAAGTGAAAATCTTCATGAGAGGACAACGACTGTATGAGCA TCTCATAGGGGACAAGCACTCAATTCTCCAGCTAAGAGAGGAGCACGGTGTTGCGTATCAGCGCTCTTTTCCTGGCTGCCAGATGATAGATTGGCTCCTTCAAAATGGAGAGGCAGTGAGCCGGTGCCGGGGTCTAGAGCTGTGCCGTGCTTTACAAGAGCATCGCGTCATTCAGCATG TGGCCCAAAAACATGATTTCTTTGACAGTGGACTTCTCTATCAGTTCTGCATAAATTTCCGCCGCAGACGACGCTTGTCTGAGCTGTTGGGTGAAAGTGAGCAAGACAAACATGAAGGCACAATGTTGTCAACACAAGGAGACAGCCACCCTGATAGTCCATTTGTTCTGCACAAAGATCCACCCCAAGAGGCGACCAGTGGTTTCCAGTCAG TGGGAGCCAGTGAAGACCTGAAAAGGGTGACAAGTGGCCGTCGAGGCAGCTTGAATTCCCTTCTGCTTCACTCTGCAGGATTTCCCCCTATTGTTCAGCTGTCTTCAACCCCAGTCATAAGATGCAACCCTAAATCAG TTCTTAAAAGACATTTTACTTGTGAAGAGTTACTGGTACCAGGAGCACCCTTTACCAAGAGTGTGTTGACA GTGCAGCAACTATTGTGTCAGGTGAATGGACAATGTGTACTCTATCTGGACTACAGGACAATAACCACACTGGTGATGACAGGACCTCGAATTGTTGTATTGGAAATGATGGAATCATTGGAATAA
- the si:dkeyp-97e7.9 gene encoding DEP domain-containing mTOR-interacting protein isoform X2 has product MARQHKAEVMIAGEQLRLRLHDGKLIKDRRYHLRTYPNCFVAEELIVWLVNHKEAPDRTTAVCLMQHLMHQDIVHHVCDKWSEFKDAKLLYRFRKDDGTFPFNTQVKIFMRGQRLYEHLIGDKHSILQLREEHGVAYQRSFPGCQMIDWLLQNGEAVSRCRGLELCRALQEHRVIQHVAQKHDFFDSGLLYQFCINFRRRRRLSELLGESEQDKHEGTMLSTQGDSHPDSPFVLHKDPPQEATSGFQSGFPPIVQLSSTPVIRCNPKSVLKRHFTCEELLVPGAPFTKSVLTVTGDALGWGFVLRGVAPCYVQAVDPGSPAAAAGVKVQQLLCQVNGQCVLYLDYRTITTLVMTGPRIVVLEMMESLE; this is encoded by the exons ATGGCTCGACAACACAAGGCTGAAGTCATGATTGCTGGAGAACAACTCAG GTTGAGGCTTCACGATGGAAAACTCATCAAGGACAGACGCTACCACCTTCGAACATATCCAAATTGCTTTGTAGCGGAGGAGCTCATAGTCTGGCTTGTGAACCATAAGGAGGCTCCGGATCGGACAACAGCCGTGTGTCTGATGCAGCACCTCATGCATCAGGACATTGTGCATCATG tttgtgaTAAGTGGTCTGAGTTCAAGGATGCCAAACTGCTGTATCGTTTCCGCAAAGATGATGGCACATTTCCCTTTAATACACAAGTGAAAATCTTCATGAGAGGACAACGACTGTATGAGCA TCTCATAGGGGACAAGCACTCAATTCTCCAGCTAAGAGAGGAGCACGGTGTTGCGTATCAGCGCTCTTTTCCTGGCTGCCAGATGATAGATTGGCTCCTTCAAAATGGAGAGGCAGTGAGCCGGTGCCGGGGTCTAGAGCTGTGCCGTGCTTTACAAGAGCATCGCGTCATTCAGCATG TGGCCCAAAAACATGATTTCTTTGACAGTGGACTTCTCTATCAGTTCTGCATAAATTTCCGCCGCAGACGACGCTTGTCTGAGCTGTTGGGTGAAAGTGAGCAAGACAAACATGAAGGCACAATGTTGTCAACACAAGGAGACAGCCACCCTGATAGTCCATTTGTTCTGCACAAAGATCCACCCCAAGAGGCGACCAGTGGTTTCCAGTCAG GATTTCCCCCTATTGTTCAGCTGTCTTCAACCCCAGTCATAAGATGCAACCCTAAATCAG TTCTTAAAAGACATTTTACTTGTGAAGAGTTACTGGTACCAGGAGCACCCTTTACCAAGAGTGTGTTGACA GTGACAGGTGATGCCCTCGGTTGGGGCTTTGTCCTTAGAGGCGTGGCTCCTTGTTATGTGCAAGCTGTTGACCCCGGAAGCCCTGCAGCAGCTGCCGGAGTAAAG GTGCAGCAACTATTGTGTCAGGTGAATGGACAATGTGTACTCTATCTGGACTACAGGACAATAACCACACTGGTGATGACAGGACCTCGAATTGTTGTATTGGAAATGATGGAATCATTGGAATAA
- the si:dkeyp-97e7.9 gene encoding DEP domain-containing mTOR-interacting protein isoform X1, which produces MARQHKAEVMIAGEQLRLRLHDGKLIKDRRYHLRTYPNCFVAEELIVWLVNHKEAPDRTTAVCLMQHLMHQDIVHHVCDKWSEFKDAKLLYRFRKDDGTFPFNTQVKIFMRGQRLYEHLIGDKHSILQLREEHGVAYQRSFPGCQMIDWLLQNGEAVSRCRGLELCRALQEHRVIQHVAQKHDFFDSGLLYQFCINFRRRRRLSELLGESEQDKHEGTMLSTQGDSHPDSPFVLHKDPPQEATSGFQSVGASEDLKRVTSGRRGSLNSLLLHSAGFPPIVQLSSTPVIRCNPKSVLKRHFTCEELLVPGAPFTKSVLTVTGDALGWGFVLRGVAPCYVQAVDPGSPAAAAGVKVQQLLCQVNGQCVLYLDYRTITTLVMTGPRIVVLEMMESLE; this is translated from the exons ATGGCTCGACAACACAAGGCTGAAGTCATGATTGCTGGAGAACAACTCAG GTTGAGGCTTCACGATGGAAAACTCATCAAGGACAGACGCTACCACCTTCGAACATATCCAAATTGCTTTGTAGCGGAGGAGCTCATAGTCTGGCTTGTGAACCATAAGGAGGCTCCGGATCGGACAACAGCCGTGTGTCTGATGCAGCACCTCATGCATCAGGACATTGTGCATCATG tttgtgaTAAGTGGTCTGAGTTCAAGGATGCCAAACTGCTGTATCGTTTCCGCAAAGATGATGGCACATTTCCCTTTAATACACAAGTGAAAATCTTCATGAGAGGACAACGACTGTATGAGCA TCTCATAGGGGACAAGCACTCAATTCTCCAGCTAAGAGAGGAGCACGGTGTTGCGTATCAGCGCTCTTTTCCTGGCTGCCAGATGATAGATTGGCTCCTTCAAAATGGAGAGGCAGTGAGCCGGTGCCGGGGTCTAGAGCTGTGCCGTGCTTTACAAGAGCATCGCGTCATTCAGCATG TGGCCCAAAAACATGATTTCTTTGACAGTGGACTTCTCTATCAGTTCTGCATAAATTTCCGCCGCAGACGACGCTTGTCTGAGCTGTTGGGTGAAAGTGAGCAAGACAAACATGAAGGCACAATGTTGTCAACACAAGGAGACAGCCACCCTGATAGTCCATTTGTTCTGCACAAAGATCCACCCCAAGAGGCGACCAGTGGTTTCCAGTCAG TGGGAGCCAGTGAAGACCTGAAAAGGGTGACAAGTGGCCGTCGAGGCAGCTTGAATTCCCTTCTGCTTCACTCTGCAGGATTTCCCCCTATTGTTCAGCTGTCTTCAACCCCAGTCATAAGATGCAACCCTAAATCAG TTCTTAAAAGACATTTTACTTGTGAAGAGTTACTGGTACCAGGAGCACCCTTTACCAAGAGTGTGTTGACA GTGACAGGTGATGCCCTCGGTTGGGGCTTTGTCCTTAGAGGCGTGGCTCCTTGTTATGTGCAAGCTGTTGACCCCGGAAGCCCTGCAGCAGCTGCCGGAGTAAAG GTGCAGCAACTATTGTGTCAGGTGAATGGACAATGTGTACTCTATCTGGACTACAGGACAATAACCACACTGGTGATGACAGGACCTCGAATTGTTGTATTGGAAATGATGGAATCATTGGAATAA
- the mafbb gene encoding v-maf avian musculoaponeurotic fibrosarcoma oncogene homolog Bb, whose protein sequence is MNFVGDFDLMKLGVKKETMQAIERSLLGPCNQLHRPDSVSSTPGSTPANSMPSSPNLPPNELRNNPEDPFWIANNGGYPHPQMYPQAFGLTPEDAVEALIGATTQQGHPQPPFPVEYEGYNQLGETAHHYSELSAPPQMLPGSHCQDPYLKNDMGGASPKSPEQVSGAHHTHAHLQGQHRRNNAEYHFSDDQLVSMSVRELNRLLRGLSKDEVMRLKQKRRTLKNRGYAQSCRYKRVQQKHVLEHEKTSLVSQVEQLKHELNRLVRERDAYKLKCEKLSGANCYHETGSTSDNPSSPEYLM, encoded by the coding sequence ATGAATTTCGTCGGCGACTTCGACTTGATGAAGTTGGGCGTGAAAAAGGAGACGATGCAGGCGATAGAGCGCTCCCTCCTGGGGCCGTGCAACCAGCTCCACAGACCCGACTCGGTGTCCTCCACCCCCGGGAGCACACCTGCCAACTCGATGCCCTCCTCGCCGAACCTCCCCCCAAACGAGCTGCGAAATAACCCCGAGGACCCGTTTTGGATAGCTAACAACGGCGGTTACCCTCACCCGCAAATGTATCCCCAAGCTTTTGGGCTGACCCCCGAGGACGCAGTCGAAGCGCTCATCGGGGCCACAACGCAGCAGGGCCATCCGCAGCCACCCTTCCCGGTTGAGTACGAAGGCTACAACCAGCTCGGCGAGACTGCGCATCACTACTCGGAGCTCTCGGCGCCCCCGCAAATGCTCCCGGGCAGCCACTGCCAAGACCCCTATCTCAAGAACGACATGGGCGGCGCCTCCCCAAAGTCTCCTGAGCAGGTCAGCGGGGCGCACCATACCCATGCCCACCTTCAGGGGCAGCACAGGCGAAACAACGCCGAGTACCACTTCTCAGACGACCAGCTGGTGTCCATGTCGGTCAGGGAGCTCAATCGGCTCCTCCGGGGCCTCAGTAAGGACGAAGTCATGCGCCTCAAGCAGAAGCGGCGAACCCTGAAAAACCGAGGCTACGCACAATCGTGCCGCTACAAGCGCGTCCAGCAGAAACACGTCTTGGAGCACGAGAAGACCAGCCTGGTGTCCCAGGTCGAGCAGCTCAAGCACGAACTGAACAGGCTGGTCCGGGAGAGGGATGCGTACAAACTTAAATGCGAGAAACTGTCCGGTGCAAACTGTTACCACGAAACCGGCTCAACCAGTGACAACCCTTCCTCGCCCGAGTATTTAATGTGA